In a genomic window of Cardiocondyla obscurior isolate alpha-2009 linkage group LG08, Cobs3.1, whole genome shotgun sequence:
- the Cerk gene encoding ceramide kinase, which translates to MMQDISGGPADDQRAASKSVLLNTFVVKKKRCRVYFHRGTLIWETERPPYTRWTLPLTNVLAVRYGDDWIPGVSVKEKQPAQPTSPTTVCPTNFILHYAVRGRKSKWRHHSVTMSHTDPRQVASWVKTIRNYLLGLTYRPRKVMLFINPIGGKKKGVKIWEKEVQPLMTIAGIETKMMVTEHAGHIRDALLTADLSDLHAVVCIGGDGTFAEVFNGLILRAAKDQQIDPNDPDVRLPSPALPVGVIPSGSTDTVAYSLHGTTDVQTAAIHIIFGDSIGLDISSVHSNVTLLRLYASVLSYGYLGDVISDSERFRWMGPRRYDWSGFKKIIANKGYEGEIELLSDPCHPAESTRCTKNCLRCQQHKYNSVCDEEISRLVTVSGKFFMVNGANVSCACSRSPMGFSPHCHVGDGCVDVILIRHTSLINNIRLLLRLSSKQKTLYELPFVEVYRARQFTFRALPMLQFENGLNATRSNSRFSVWNCDGEVIDSTNVKIRVHCQLLKVYTRRAQESI; encoded by the exons CCAGATGGACTCTGCCTTTGACAAACGTTCTTGCGGTGCGCTACGGCGACGACTGGATACCAGGCGTGAGCGTTAAGGAAAAACAGCCGGCGCAGCCGACCTCGCCGACCACGGTTTGCCCGACGAATTTTATTCTGCACTACGCCGTACGCGGACGGAAAAGCAAATGGAGACATCACAGCGTAACGATGAGCCACACGGATCCCAGACAGGTCGCCTCGTGGGTGAAAACCATTCGCAATTATCTTCTAG GTTTAACGTATCGACCCCGAAAGGTGATGCTGTTCATCAATCCTATAGGCGGTAAAAAAAAGGGTGTCAAGATCTGGGAGAAGGAGGTCCAGCCGCTCATGACCATTGCTGGCATTGAGACAAAAATGATGGTCACGGAGCATGCCGGCCACATTCGCGACGCACTACTCACGGCCGACTTGAGTGACCTACAT GCGGTGGTATGCATCGGCGGTGACGGTACGTTCGCTGAGGTGTTTAACGGTCTGATTTTGAGAGCAGCGAAAGATCAGCAAATCGATCCCAATGACCCTGACGTCAGACTACCCAGTCCCGCCTTACCTGTCGGCGTTATACCCAGCGGTAGCACAGACACGGTTGCCTACAGTTTGCACGGCACCACCGACGTGCAGACTGCCGCCATACATATCATTTTCGGCGACTCAATTGGTCTTGACATCTCATCGGTTCACAGCAATGTTACCTTGCTCAGGCTTTACGCCAGTGTGCTGAGCTATGGGTATTTAGGCGATGTTATTAGCGACAGCGAAAGGTTCCGTTGGATGGGACCCCGTAGATATGATTGGTCCG gatttaaaaaaataatagcgaaCAAAGGATACGAGGGTGAAATAGAATTGTTATCGGACCCGTGTCATCCGGCGGAGAGTACTAGGTGCACGAAAAATTGCTTACGCTGTCAACAACATAAGTATAACAGCGTTTGTGACGAAGAAATCTCCA GATTGGTAACGGTCAGTGGGAAGTTCTTCATGGTGAACGGTGCGAATGTGTCGTGCGCGTGCTCGAGGAGTCCAATGGGTTTCAGTCCACATTGCCACGTAGGTGACGGCTGTGTAGACGTGATCCTAATTCGGCACACATCCTTGATAAACAATATTAGATTATTGCTCAGGCTATCCAGCAAACAAAAAACTTTG TACGAACTACCTTTCGTCGAGGTCTACCGGGCGAGACAATTTACATTCCGCGCCCTACCGATGCTACAATTCGAGAACGGGTTAAACGCGACTCGTTCGAACTCACGATTCAGCGTATGGAATTGCGACGGTGAAGTAATCGACAGCACCAATGTGAAAATCAG GGTACACTGCCAATTACTGAAGGTTTACACGAGACGGGCTCAGGAATCAATCTAG
- the Ecsit gene encoding evolutionarily conserved signaling intermediate in Toll pathway, mitochondrial: MLSRIIRSILASNVTALLRQPVYELKGRSFSRAIHTSRERNEKNDKKDEKSDIILHAFANVEEKKKESYLEVLRQYKSKNEMRHGHVEFIRIALRYIDEFGANRDLAVYKELLDVLPKGKFVPRNYYQTIFLHYPLQQNVAVDVLSKMEDNCVMPDKEMQDQLLNIFGKHGLPLKKFWRMMYWMPKFAHLNPWPCSRPAPKDPQVLARMAMSKMSSVDVQSEVTDFDTKDVEEAIEDTWIVSAMSRLQEELLQRQPVDTPIYVEGPYTVWVADQCIDYFILKGTAREIKKVEINIDDVSNIKIPFWESREITFPLTVHEQSDGIYFAMCATGTSSKDSLLSWIRCLQKKNPILTVIPVVFKLMSSTREQLFIASGESEKQIVQ, from the exons ATGCTTTCGCGGATCATCCGCAGTATTCTCGCGTCGAATGTCACCGCATTGTTGCGGCAACCGGTGTACGAACTAAAGGGCCGATCGTTCAGCCGTGCTATTCACACGAGCCGAGAgcgaaatgagaaaaatgACAAGAAAGATGAAAAGTCGGATATTATACTCCACGCATTTGCAAAcgtggaagaaaagaagaaggagagcTACCTGGAAGTCCTCCGTCAATACAAAAGTAAGAATGAAATGAGACACGGCCATGTGGAGTTTATTCGGATCGCTTTAAGATACATAGACGAGTTTGGCGCGAACCGGGACCTGGCAGTGTACAAAGAGCTACTGGACGTGCTACCCAAAGGCAAGTTTGTCCCTCGCAATTATTATCAGACGATCTTCCTACACTATCCCTTGCAACAAAACGTCGCCGTTGATGTACTTTCTAAGATGGAAGACAACTGTGTGATGCCGGACAAAGAGATGCAGGATCAGCTGCTGAACATCTTTGGGAAGCATGGATTGccattgaaaaaattttggaGAATGATGTACTGGATGCCCAAGTTTGCCCACCTGAATCCTTGGCCCTGTTCTAGACCAGCACCTAAAGATCCACAGGTGCTTGCTAGAATGGCAATGAGTAAGATGTCCAGTGTGGATGTACAATCTGAAGTTACAGACTTTGATACCAAGGATGTGGAAGAAGCCATTGAGGATACCTGGATTGTGTCTGCAATGAGTAGATTGCAGGAGGAGCTATTGCAAAGGCAACCTGTTGATACTCCTATTTATGTTGAAGGGCCATATACAGTTTGGGTTGCAGATCAATgtatagattattttattttaaaaggaaCAGctagagaaataaagaaggttgaaattaatattgatg atgtttcaaatattaaaattccttTCTGGGAAAGTAGAGAAATAACTTTTCCACTGACGGTCCATGAACAAAGTGATGgtatatattttgcaatgtGTGCTACTGGCACATCTTCAAAAGATTCATTATTATCTTGGATACGATGTCTACAAAAGAAGAATCCCATTTTGACTGTAATTCCGGTAGTGTTCAAATTAATGTCGTCCACGAGAGAACAGTTGTTtattgcttctggtgaaagtgaGAAACAAATAGTGcagtaa